A stretch of the Asticcacaulis sp. ZE23SCel15 genome encodes the following:
- the tsf gene encoding translation elongation factor Ts — protein MVEITASLVKELREKSGSGMMDCKKALSENGGDIEASMDWLRTKGLSKAAKKSDRVAAEGLVVVASDGKTAAAVEVNSETDFVARNELFQTLARNAGKAALSTDSVEGVQSAVNDEITNLIANIGENMMVRRLAKHSVSEGVVASYIHNSIAPDLGRIAVLVAVELAGDPAVLNDMGRKIAMHIAATQPISLSTDDIDPAAVEREKAIFTEQALESGKPAGVVEKMVEGRIRKFFEEVVLLKQSFVMNPDQTIEQFVAETAKSLGTDVKVTAFTRLALGEGVEKKTEDFAAEVASMMGGQA, from the coding sequence ATGGTGGAAATTACAGCCTCTCTCGTGAAGGAACTGCGCGAAAAATCCGGCTCCGGCATGATGGATTGCAAAAAGGCCCTGTCTGAGAACGGTGGCGACATCGAAGCATCCATGGACTGGCTGCGTACCAAGGGCCTGTCCAAGGCGGCCAAGAAGTCTGACCGCGTGGCGGCAGAAGGTCTGGTGGTCGTGGCTTCGGACGGCAAGACGGCGGCGGCGGTCGAGGTTAACTCTGAGACCGATTTTGTGGCCCGTAACGAACTGTTTCAGACTTTGGCGCGCAATGCCGGTAAGGCCGCCCTGTCGACTGATAGCGTCGAAGGCGTGCAGTCGGCGGTTAATGACGAAATCACGAACCTGATCGCCAATATCGGTGAAAACATGATGGTGCGTCGTCTGGCCAAACACTCGGTGTCCGAAGGCGTGGTCGCCAGCTACATCCACAACTCGATTGCACCGGACCTCGGCCGTATCGCCGTTCTGGTGGCGGTTGAATTGGCAGGTGATCCGGCAGTTTTGAACGATATGGGCCGCAAAATTGCCATGCACATCGCCGCCACTCAGCCGATTTCGCTGTCGACGGATGATATCGATCCGGCGGCGGTTGAGCGTGAAAAGGCGATTTTCACCGAGCAAGCGCTGGAATCAGGCAAGCCCGCAGGCGTGGTCGAGAAAATGGTCGAAGGCCGCATCCGCAAGTTCTTTGAAGAAGTCGTGCTTCTGAAGCAATCCTTCGTCATGAACCCGGATCAAACTATCGAGCAGTTCGTCGCGGAAACCGCTAAGTCGCTCGGCACCGATGTGAAGGTAACCGCCTTTACGCGTCTGGCTCTGGGTGAAGGCGTTGAGAAAAAGACTGAAGACTTCGCGGCTGAAGTCGCCT
- the rpsB gene encoding 30S ribosomal protein S2, which yields MAMPELSMRLLLEAGAHFGHQTHRWNPKMERYLFGSRSNIHIIDLSQSLPLFHQALLKAREVAASGGRVLFVGTKRQASGPVAVAAKRSAQYYVNHRWLGGTLTNWRTISGSIARLRELEGVLDGNPVGRSKKELLTLTREREKLELSLGGIKDMGGIPDLMFVIDTNKELIAIQEARKLNIPVIGILDSNSDPDGITYPVPGNDDAARALQLYCDLIADAVLDGLAAGQVASGVDLGASEAPVEPALAAEANAATEA from the coding sequence ATGGCTATGCCTGAACTGTCTATGCGCCTGCTGCTGGAAGCTGGCGCGCACTTTGGTCACCAGACTCACCGCTGGAACCCAAAGATGGAGCGTTACCTGTTCGGTTCGCGTTCCAACATCCACATTATCGACCTGTCGCAGAGCCTGCCTCTGTTTCACCAGGCGCTGCTTAAGGCGCGTGAAGTCGCCGCCAGCGGTGGCCGCGTTCTTTTCGTTGGCACCAAGCGTCAGGCTTCCGGCCCGGTAGCGGTTGCGGCTAAGCGCTCGGCTCAGTATTATGTCAATCACCGTTGGTTGGGTGGCACGCTGACGAACTGGCGCACCATTTCCGGTTCGATCGCCCGTCTGCGCGAACTGGAAGGCGTTCTGGATGGTAACCCGGTTGGTCGTTCCAAGAAGGAACTTCTGACGCTTACCCGTGAACGTGAAAAGCTCGAACTGTCGCTGGGCGGCATCAAGGACATGGGCGGTATCCCCGATCTGATGTTCGTGATCGACACTAATAAGGAATTGATCGCCATTCAGGAAGCGCGCAAGCTGAATATTCCTGTGATCGGCATCCTCGACTCCAACTCCGATCCTGACGGCATCACCTATCCGGTTCCGGGCAATGACGATGCGGCGCGCGCGCTGCAACTTTATTGCGACCTGATCGCTGATGCGGTTCTGGATGGTCTGGCCGCTGGTCAAGTGGCGTCTGGCGTTGATCTGGGCGCTTCTGAAGCTCCGGTCGAACCGGCTCTGGCGGCTGAGGCCAACGCAGCTACCGAGGCCTAA